The region AATCCCGATTTCACGAGTTTGCCCGGCGTGATGTCGGGGTTGAGGGATTTCATTTCATACATTGCCGAAGAGATCGACATCGCAACATCCATCACAGCACCCAGTGTCCCAATAATTATTCCGGCAAACAGCAGACCCATAAAATCAAAATGAATGTTCTGGGGTATATACACGAGCATTGTTGCCTCGTCGCTGCTGAGACCCGTCAGGTTTGCAAGTGAGCCGGTTACGTAAGCAATAACGCTTGCAGAAAGCACGCCGCACAATGTACCGAAGGCCGCAGAGAATGATTTTGTGTTGAGACCGGAGACAATTCCGAAAGTAAGTACTGTAATCAGTGCTGCCGACAACGAAGAAGAGCCTATAGGATCGAATCCGTTCAGTATAAGCGGCAACATCACTTTAATTATTATCAGACCCGTGATAGTAAGAGTTATGAAGGATTTGAGCCCGGAGATCCTTCCGATGAAAAGAAGCAAGGCAATGAACAAGAGCACGATAATGAAGACGTATCTTTGCCTTATAAAGTCAGTTACATGGAAGGTTTCTTCTCCCCTCTGATCAATGTATAGCGCAACGGTATCGTTATCCTCCACGCGAATATCCATCGCGGTGTTG is a window of Mesotoga infera DNA encoding:
- a CDS encoding YibE/F family protein, with the protein product MRLKNALLYIIGAVLFGYVLFTFINASVNDQSTIKGKVLEIVSFDETGGYSGKGLQTLRIKILNGIHAGEEVIVENHFTDNTAMDIRVEDNDTVALYIDQRGEETFHVTDFIRQRYVFIIVLLFIALLLFIGRISGLKSFITLTITGLIIIKVMLPLILNGFDPIGSSSLSAALITVLTFGIVSGLNTKSFSAAFGTLCGVLSASVIAYVTGSLANLTGLSSDEATMLVYIPQNIHFDFMGLLFAGIIIGTLGAVMDVAMSISSAMYEMKSLNPDITPGKLVKSGFNIGRDIMGTMTNTLILAYTGSSIFLMLVFLAYETPLIRIINMDVIATEIIRAIAGSIGIILSIPATVFLSAFLLNKYRSRKT